Genomic segment of Apium graveolens cultivar Ventura chromosome 7, ASM990537v1, whole genome shotgun sequence:
TAAATGCTTTAATCgtgtattttatatattttttaattttgactgaataaaaattatataatttttgcTAAAATTCATTAAGGAAGATTTTAAAAAGAAGTTATTAAATTTAATATACATGATTAAACAACTTATATTATGTGCATAAAATCAAATGATAAAAAAATAGAGAGAGCATATGAATTGTATTTGTAAACGCAAATATACATAGCTGAAATGAATAAAAAGATGTTAAAATATTGAGAAATGCTCAGGTTCAAAagatatttcaaaaattgttCCAAAATTTTTATTTGTATTCATTATTGTCTCATTAATGTTATGAAACCTCGTGTATGAATAGGAATGCATACGAGTTCCAATAAAAATCCTAAAGTTAATTTTAGGAAAATTTTCTAAGTTAATGATTGACTTGAGTGTATTATATATATTATCAAATTACTTAATTTTCTAAATCAAAGACATGTGAAATATAtggtaaataaataattaagattatttatttacttatattTATGATGACCTTAGAAAAAATATCATAAGATTAACTTTAGAATACTTATTCTCACAAAATTATGTCATGTGTTATTTTGAAACTATTTTTCCGtcagaattttaaaattatttttgattatttaatgTTGCTTTAAAAATATCGACCAAAGTTTTATTTTAACAATGTACATTTATTTTAGACCAATTACCGATAAGATTGACTAAATATTGGATAAAATTGaagaaaaaattatatattttttgtaAGTCAACCAGAGTTAGATAAATATGCTCTCGTTCTTTCTCATCCTTATATTATGTAATAATTAATTTACTAACTCGTGATTTGCAACGGTCTTCTGAAATAATTTTTCGTTGTTTTGTATTTTTTATTCGATCTTggttattttaaaattatgaataataaataaatacaatTAGTTCGTTCTCTCGTTAAACATGTTTGCTCTCTAGGCCTTCTAAAATAATATTCGGttctttttgtatttttttatcctATTTTAGTCATTCTAAAATTATGAATGagaaataaatataataaatttgtTCTCTCgttaaatatatttatttcaattaccctctctcattattcacaaatctaatatcatataaatttattatttattagttaATAACCAATGTAATATTTTAtctatttaataattaataaatttgaGAAAATTATAAAAACATGTTGAAATAGTATGAGAGACGCTATCTCGACGCCCTCGTCTTTTCATTTAAAtaagtataatataatatatgatataacgattttaaaaaatattgagaaaatatatttgtatatacttgtctttataatttcaataggctaaaaattaaaagatttttttagaaaaatatataGTAAGTTGATTTTCGAAGTAATGGTATAAAAAGAAACTTAAGTGGATATCAAGATGATAAGTTGATTTAAAAAGGGAAAagttttaggagaatattatTATGTTAAGTTGATTTCAAAACTTTTGTAATGGAAGATGTTGTAGAAATTTTAGGTTGAATATTACGAATGATGATAAATTTAAAGAAACTCGTCTTtgtaaattttaatatttcataggctaaaaattaaaaaaaaaagttgtagaaattttaggagaatattatgaATGATGATAGATTTATAAATACTTGTCTTTGTAAATTGCAATATTTCATTTGCTAAAAAATTAAAAGAAAGATAAAAAATATAGggcttttatatatatatatatatgttgtatatatatatttcacAAATAATGTAAAGATAAATTTTATTTACAAATATACCTTATTTCTCTCTCAATTTTCAAAAATACATTATTTCTGTTTGAGCCCAATTGAATCCCATTCCCTCTGCACTCCCGCGCTCCGATCTCAGCGGTTGTTCTTCCTCACTCCCGCAGTCCGTCATCATCAACTAACCCTCTGTCATCATCAACTAGCATCTAAACGCTTTAACAAGGTATAATCTTGGTTTCTAAAATTTCAATTCTAGTTGCATTTAGTTAATTCGATTTTGTAGATTTGATTTGATTTGATTTGTAGATTTAAGTTATGTATTGCTTACGATTTCAGATTTCAGTATGATTTTCAGTTTTGAGATTACAATAGTTTTGTAGATGTTGATTTCATAAGTTTGTGTTGCATATATGTATATTCGAATGTTACTCTGAGTTGCAATTGAAGTTTATTCTGATTAGAATCATCATTGTTGTATTTAGTTGTTATTGAATTTTATTATCCATTTCTGTATTTAGTTGCTAGCTGCAAATCGGTTGATTTCAGTTGCAATTGAGGTTTCTAAAGTTGATTTAGTTGATGATTTAGTTGTTTTTGCACTCATTGAAGTTGCAATCAGGATTTAGAATTATTTTTGGAGGCTTTTAGAAGGATCATTGTTAAAATTGATTAGGTTGATTAGAAGGTTGGATATTAGGATGTTAAGTTGCATATAGTGTTGCTAATGTTTAATCAACATTATAATTCTTTATGCACACACGAGACCATTATGAAATACATTGTTTGTTGTATATTGTTGAATTTGGTTGATTGCAATTGCAATTGGTTATTGATTTTTGGTATTATTTTCTGAAGTATAAATAGAAAATATCGCGGTCATAATACAACATGGTGGCCAATGGAATGAAAATCAGAACTACATCAACTTTAAGGTATGCGGATTGTTGAATCCAAGCAACTGCAGTTATAATAACTTGGTAGGACTTATTCTCAATGAACTGATGTTGTCTACAGAACCATCTACAACAAAAATCGAGTATCAAGTTAGAGATAGTTATCCTCCATTTGATATTGCTAATGATTGTCAACTTATGTTTTATATTGAGTTGAAGAAAAGAGAACCATAATTTATAAGATATCCTCTGTGTTTGACAATCGGAGAAAGTAATGCCCAAGACACTATTACGTCACCGAGGAGTGGAACAACAAGTGATTATGTGTGTATTGAAGCCGTGCAACATGAAGTTGCAACATTAAGTTCACTTACTGAAATGGATAGCGAAATGATTGCAAATTATATTGACTATGCGAAACTCATATCTGGTCAACTTGTGGATATCTCAAATGAGTTTGAAAATATTGGAGATGCAACTCACATTGAGAAGAAGTTTGTCATTAGCAACAAGCAACATGAACATATTGAATTGGATCAAATATACAAAGACAGAGAAACACTGAAGATAGTTATGAGTCATTATGCCATTCGCAACAATTTTCAGTTTCCTGTAAAAAAGACTTGCCAGAAGGAGTATTTGGTTGCTTGCCTCGACAAAAATTGCAGCTGGATGATGCGAGCATCACGAAATGGAAAAACAAGTCAGTTCATAATACGGAAATTGGTTGACACTCACACCTGTGATCTGGAGTTGAGATTTAAAGATCAAAGGCAAGTCATTGCAACCGTCATTGCAGACATCATAAAAAACAAATATACCAATATCAAAACAAAATACACAGTTGCGGATATAATAAGAGACATGAAGCATGGTTATAAAGTGCAGGTGAAGTACGGCAAAGCTTGGAGATCCAAGGAAAAAGCACAAGAAATTGTTAGAGGCAACGCAACCAAATCTTATGCTCAACTGGTGTCATATTTGTATATGTTGCATCAAACAAATCCCGGATCAAATGTTAGTTTTAAAGTGGGAGACGATGGGTGTTTCTTATACGTCTTTGTTGCATTGAATGCTTCAATGAAAGGATGGCCTCATTGCATACCGGTTGTGATTGTTGATGGTACCTTTCTAAAATCAGCTCATAGAGGTACATTATTGGTGGCAGCAACTCAAGACGTAGGGGGTAAGATCTTTCCATTGGCATTTGCTGTAGTCAATTCATAAAATGATGATTTTGGGGACTGGTTTTTTGACAAGTTCAGACATGCTTATGGATTGAGAGGAGACATGACTATAATATCTGATCGTCATGAGAGCATAATAAAAGCTGTCAGCAAAGTGTATCCGGAGATACCACATGGATTTTGCATCTTTCATCTCCTGAGCAACATTAAAAGTAAGTTCAAGAAGAACTCAAAAAATGTTAAAGACTCTTTCTTCTCAGCGGCAAATACATACACTATTAAAAAGTTTGAGTATCACATGAGAGAACTTGATAAGGTTGAAAACAGAATAAGAACATTTTTGGAAGAAGTTGGGTATAACAAACGGGCAAGAGTTCATTCACCAAATAACAGGTACTCAAACTTAACATCCAACATTGCTGAATCTGTAAATTATGTAATCATAGCAATTCGAGAACTCCCAATTTGTACTATGCTAGAGAGTTTGCGTGCTTTGATCCAAAAATGGAGTTGGAGCAATAGAAATATAGCAAATGCAACCTTGACAAGACTGCCTAATAAGTTTGAAGATATCTTGAAAGATAATTACCTATACTCCATTAATTTGACAATAAGATTTTAAATTTTAGAGTTTTTTTAATATATTGAGTATTGAGAAGCAGTGACTTATTTATTCATATGTGTACAGGTGCATCTGACAAATGATATTTTGTTTGAAGTTCGCAATGATGATAGAAAAGCTATAGTTGATATTAGTTTGAGAACCTGCAAATGCAATAGATTTCAACTGGACCAACTTCTTTGTGCTCATACAATTGCTATTTTACAAAAGGCTAATCATGATCCATATGATTAATGTTCACCATATTTCACAAAGGAAGCAATAATTCATGCATATGAAGAGACAGTGTTCCCTGTTGGTCACGAAGACACGTGGGAAGTACCCGAAAATATCAAGTCAATAGCACTATATCCTCCACAAGGACGAGTAAGAGTGGGCAGACCAAAAAAAAGAAGATACAAATC
This window contains:
- the LOC141673533 gene encoding uncharacterized protein LOC141673533, coding for MDSEMIANYIDYAKLISGQLVDISNEFENIGDATHIEKKFVISNKQHEHIELDQIYKDRETLKIVMSHYAIRNNFQFPVKKTCQKEYLVACLDKNCSWMMRASRNGKTSQFIIRKLVDTHTCDLELRFKDQRQVIATVIADIIKNKYTNIKTKYTVADIIRDMKHGYKVQVKYGKAWRSKEKAQEIVRGNATKSYAQLVSYLYMLHQTNPGSNVSFKVGDDGCFLYVFVALNASMKGWPHCIPVVIVDGTFLKSAHRGTLLVAATQDVGGKIFPLAFAVHLTNDILFEVRNDDRKAIVDISLRTCKCNRFQLDQLLCAHTIAILQKANHDPYD